In Candidatus Dependentiae bacterium, a single genomic region encodes these proteins:
- a CDS encoding DUF6165 family protein, whose protein sequence is MLISLSVFQTTSPKVHIIEPLTRSATKHEYNMNELLEQINSPTCKNILINISDRHAALSFLPHLHALKKQNKTITVKVPEELNTLLSWCPYIDHIFSSLTEYAYDIAIDIEDLTMNQETTKQVKNKQPLLIVDETIHALWQEQFIQDTNYKVGVFCQPLNATTQKKSTIEIKDFYPLACMQDISMYTCDRFKIVDVPDHIHIHTFSHRTKKSLPDIAAILHHLDVIITNQPFIAHFAAALNKQVWFIAPNNNSELSQQYSSIETFNQTNDRNVIFDMMHHLACNMQKPIAQIVTAEVPTGELIDKMTILEIKTERIKDEKKLENIWRELRSLRKTFDTTITQTPELEQLIQELKSANEALWTTEDLIRDKEREKAFDNEFILLARSVYIQNDERCRAKREINELLGSRLMEEKSYKPYN, encoded by the coding sequence ATGTTAATATCACTGTCTGTTTTTCAAACAACTTCACCAAAAGTTCACATCATAGAACCATTAACTCGATCTGCAACAAAACATGAATACAACATGAATGAATTATTAGAGCAAATCAATTCTCCTACATGTAAAAATATATTAATTAATATATCCGATCGACATGCTGCCCTTTCATTTTTACCTCATCTACACGCACTCAAAAAACAAAATAAAACAATCACCGTAAAAGTACCCGAAGAGCTAAATACATTACTTTCTTGGTGCCCATACATCGATCATATTTTTTCTTCATTAACTGAATATGCATATGATATTGCAATAGATATTGAAGATCTTACAATGAATCAAGAAACTACAAAACAGGTAAAAAACAAACAACCATTACTCATCGTAGATGAAACAATACATGCACTATGGCAAGAACAGTTCATACAAGATACCAATTATAAAGTTGGGGTTTTTTGCCAACCACTCAATGCAACAACACAAAAAAAGAGCACTATTGAAATTAAAGATTTTTATCCACTTGCATGTATGCAAGACATTTCCATGTATACCTGTGACAGATTCAAAATAGTTGATGTACCTGACCATATACATATTCACACTTTTTCACACCGCACCAAAAAATCTCTACCCGATATCGCAGCAATTTTACATCATTTAGATGTTATTATTACCAATCAACCATTCATTGCACATTTCGCTGCTGCTTTGAACAAACAAGTTTGGTTTATTGCACCGAATAACAACTCTGAACTATCACAACAATACAGCAGCATTGAGACATTTAATCAAACAAATGATAGAAATGTTATTTTTGATATGATGCACCACTTAGCGTGCAATATGCAAAAGCCAATTGCTCAAATTGTAACCGCTGAAGTTCCAACCGGTGAACTGATTGATAAAATGACTATTCTTGAAATAAAAACTGAGCGTATTAAAGATGAAAAAAAATTGGAAAACATTTGGCGTGAATTGCGATCATTGCGTAAAACATTCGATACTACCATTACACAAACCCCTGAACTTGAACAACTCATTCAAGAACTCAAATCAGCCAATGAAGCACTTTGGACAACTGAAGATTTAATTCGTGATAAAGAACGAGAAAAAGCTTTTGATAATGAATTCATTCTATTAGCACGATCTGTTTATATTCAAAATGATGAACGTTGCCGCGCTAAACGTGAAATCAATGAACTACTCGGATCCCGTTTAATGGAAGAAAAATCATATAAACCATATAATTAG
- the trpS gene encoding tryptophan--tRNA ligase codes for MAKKQIILTGDRPTGPLHLGHFVGSLENRVKLQETYKQYVMIADVQALTDNYEHPEKVHKNVLEVALDYLAVGIDPAKTTIFIQSMIPEIAELTIFYLNFVSVARLRRNPTVKTEIIQKGYGDQVSAGFLMYPVSQAADITIVKGTLVPVGEDQAPMIEQTNELVRAFNRTYKTDVLKETKALIPDVARLPGIDGKAKMSKSLGNAIYLSDSADDVAKKVMKMYTDPDHIRVEDPGKIEGNTVFAYLDLFDPNKQEVAELKEQYQRGGLGDVKVKRRLIDVLNAFLDPIGQKRAEFAKDPQAVMDIVLRGTDQTRQVAQQTMREVRDAMHLNYT; via the coding sequence ATGGCAAAAAAACAGATAATTTTAACCGGTGATCGTCCAACAGGGCCGTTACATTTAGGGCATTTTGTAGGTTCTTTGGAAAATCGTGTAAAGTTGCAAGAAACATATAAACAGTATGTGATGATTGCTGATGTGCAAGCATTAACCGATAATTATGAACATCCTGAAAAAGTGCACAAAAATGTACTTGAAGTTGCATTAGATTATTTGGCTGTTGGTATTGATCCTGCAAAAACAACTATCTTTATTCAATCAATGATTCCTGAAATTGCAGAATTAACTATTTTTTATCTTAATTTTGTCAGCGTTGCTCGTTTGCGCAGAAACCCAACAGTTAAAACTGAAATTATACAAAAAGGGTATGGCGATCAGGTGAGTGCAGGATTTTTAATGTATCCGGTTTCGCAAGCTGCAGATATTACTATCGTGAAAGGGACATTGGTTCCGGTGGGTGAAGATCAAGCGCCAATGATTGAGCAAACCAATGAATTGGTACGTGCATTTAATAGAACGTATAAAACAGATGTACTCAAAGAAACAAAAGCATTAATTCCTGATGTGGCACGTTTGCCCGGTATTGATGGTAAAGCAAAAATGAGCAAATCACTTGGTAATGCAATTTATCTTTCAGATTCGGCTGATGACGTTGCCAAAAAAGTTATGAAAATGTATACCGATCCTGATCATATTAGAGTTGAAGATCCGGGCAAAATAGAAGGTAATACCGTTTTTGCTTATTTAGATCTGTTTGATCCTAATAAACAAGAAGTTGCAGAATTAAAAGAGCAGTATCAACGTGGTGGTTTGGGTGATGTAAAAGTTAAGCGACGCTTGATCGATGTGCTCAATGCATTCCTTGATCCTATTGGTCAAAAACGTGCTGAATTTGCAAAAGACCCTCAAGCAGTTATGGATATTGTTTTGCGAGGAACTGATCAAACGCGCCAAGTTGCACAGCAGACCATGCGTGAAGTACGTGATGCAATGCATTTGAATTATACATAG
- a CDS encoding UvrD-helicase domain-containing protein, which translates to MKQKFNDYTKKQLNDQQRKAVEQKDGSLLVIAGAGSGKTRVITSRIAHLMLNHDVYSHEIVALTFTNKAAKEMQERIGTFLGPDATVPFVGTFHSYCVRLLKQNQELLETPFFSIIDADDQEKIIKGIMQRANMGKQATAKQFMYQISNLKNVALEPTEREIMFGQYPQLQDVFTAYEKEKRASKVLDFDDLLHHGLKLFDNKEFQQRFQSTVRHLLVDEYQDTNVVQHALLKAMSKKGKTGFAAQSICVVGDEDQSIYSWRGATVTNMVNFKKDFPKTKLIKIEQNYRSVQSILDVANHVIKHNKQRNPKKLWSTKKGNNRISSITCRSEYQEGDAIAQFCTVAKNEIKLSNCAILYRTHFQSRAIEEALIKAAIPYKIFGGVQFYERKEIKDLLGYLRLIINPFDRPSFFRVYNTPGRGLGPAFETAFYERWSQEPFLTFVQVAQKLIEEQAVKGKKALSLQGLISVFNNINADTLPSKILETIVQRTNYIAYIKDTNELEEAQGRIDNINEFMRAINHFESEKKGNLDQFLEEVALLQEKSSKQDKQQDAIMMMTLHAAKGLEFDTVMLVGLEEGLLPSSRSLHDEDAIEEERRLFYVGITRAKERLLLSKSRYRYTYGQMSDQLPSRFLKEIPERLVVAHDIGNMQPYAIKHQFADWLNINQPDNAQVFTFGNYSTSAPSTKKTEIKRKFVKPKTNSNKSPFAKDNNKKAGPQKTFNGAWKINQPVKHKTFGIGLIKNIEEKGTKTFITVKFSTEIKKVLATFLTKI; encoded by the coding sequence ATGAAACAAAAATTCAACGATTATACTAAAAAACAACTGAATGACCAGCAACGTAAAGCAGTAGAGCAAAAAGATGGCTCATTATTAGTTATTGCCGGTGCAGGCTCGGGCAAAACGCGTGTCATTACATCACGCATTGCACATTTAATGCTCAACCATGATGTATACTCTCATGAAATTGTAGCGCTTACTTTTACCAATAAAGCTGCAAAAGAGATGCAAGAACGTATCGGTACTTTTTTGGGCCCTGATGCCACCGTACCATTTGTGGGTACATTTCACTCATATTGTGTTCGTTTACTCAAACAAAATCAAGAACTTCTTGAGACACCATTTTTTTCCATCATTGATGCAGATGATCAAGAAAAAATTATTAAAGGTATTATGCAACGTGCCAACATGGGCAAACAAGCAACGGCTAAACAGTTCATGTATCAAATATCAAACTTAAAAAACGTTGCTCTCGAACCGACTGAACGTGAAATCATGTTTGGACAATATCCACAATTGCAAGATGTATTTACCGCTTATGAAAAAGAAAAACGAGCAAGTAAAGTGTTGGACTTTGATGATCTACTTCATCATGGTTTGAAACTGTTTGACAACAAAGAATTTCAACAGCGTTTTCAAAGTACTGTGCGCCATTTGCTCGTCGATGAGTATCAAGATACCAATGTTGTGCAACATGCATTGCTCAAAGCAATGTCAAAAAAAGGTAAAACCGGTTTTGCTGCTCAATCAATTTGTGTTGTAGGCGATGAGGACCAATCGATTTATTCTTGGCGCGGCGCAACAGTAACCAACATGGTTAACTTCAAAAAAGATTTCCCTAAAACTAAGCTCATTAAAATTGAACAAAACTACCGCTCAGTACAATCTATTTTGGATGTTGCAAATCATGTCATTAAACATAACAAACAACGCAATCCAAAAAAGTTATGGTCCACAAAAAAAGGTAACAATCGTATTTCCAGCATTACCTGCCGATCTGAATATCAAGAAGGTGATGCCATTGCCCAATTTTGTACTGTTGCAAAAAATGAAATCAAATTAAGTAACTGTGCAATTTTGTATCGTACACATTTTCAATCGCGTGCAATTGAAGAAGCATTAATTAAAGCTGCGATTCCTTATAAAATTTTTGGTGGTGTACAGTTCTATGAACGTAAAGAGATCAAAGATTTGCTGGGTTATTTACGCCTTATTATAAATCCTTTTGATCGCCCTTCTTTTTTTAGAGTATATAATACTCCCGGCCGCGGATTGGGTCCTGCATTTGAAACCGCATTTTATGAACGCTGGTCACAAGAACCATTTTTAACTTTCGTTCAAGTTGCACAAAAATTGATTGAAGAACAGGCCGTCAAAGGTAAAAAAGCTTTATCATTACAAGGTTTAATTTCAGTATTTAATAACATCAATGCTGACACATTGCCAAGCAAAATTTTGGAAACCATTGTTCAACGTACCAATTACATTGCATATATAAAAGACACAAATGAACTTGAAGAGGCTCAAGGCCGCATCGATAACATTAATGAATTCATGCGTGCGATTAACCATTTTGAATCTGAAAAAAAAGGGAATCTTGATCAATTTCTAGAAGAAGTTGCATTATTGCAAGAAAAATCATCAAAACAAGATAAACAACAGGACGCCATTATGATGATGACCTTACATGCTGCAAAAGGTTTAGAATTCGATACAGTGATGTTGGTTGGTCTTGAGGAAGGTTTATTGCCATCTTCACGCTCACTGCATGATGAAGATGCAATCGAAGAAGAACGACGCCTATTTTATGTTGGCATTACACGTGCAAAAGAACGCTTGCTCTTAAGTAAATCACGCTATCGTTATACCTATGGTCAAATGTCCGATCAACTCCCTTCACGATTTCTCAAAGAAATTCCTGAACGACTCGTTGTTGCTCATGATATTGGCAACATGCAACCGTATGCAATCAAACATCAATTTGCTGATTGGCTCAACATCAATCAACCTGACAATGCACAGGTGTTCACTTTTGGTAACTATTCAACATCTGCGCCATCTACAAAAAAAACTGAAATTAAAAGAAAATTTGTTAAACCAAAAACCAACAGCAACAAAAGTCCTTTTGCAAAAGACAATAATAAGAAAGCTGGTCCTCAAAAAACATTCAATGGTGCATGGAAAATCAATCAACCAGTGAAACATAAAACATTTGGCATTGGACTGATTAAGAATATTGAAGAAAAAGGAACCAAAACATTTATAACCGTAAAGTTTAGCACTGAAATTAAAAAAGTTCTTGCTACTTTTTTAACAAAAATATAA
- a CDS encoding tetratricopeptide repeat protein, which translates to MQAQSILKLPYASYIAMGGSLILGLTLKDPLTHSWNYCFSNSSPTEKPHQLAKHKTYDQTSINKLFAQADALFHENNVDEAIKQYKQILLKDNSSILALIRLGAALCKKENYELAEFYYRTAVSLHPGFILSYIKLGLVQHRLKKYTDALRTFAAVIALQPNNFEAHFNASKVYSDLQNFERAIAHAKKAIEMQPQNVHTHLNLGHIYNKQGDTQSAVKMYEKAIEVEPELANAHYNLGYTLRVQREPKKALPHLFRALELQPEYPDAHIALAQSYWTLGDFKTAWKHYNWRWKQLGIDPKTLDIPLWDGSPLNGKKILLYAEQGMGDTLQFIRYAKLVKNLGGYVICKTQKPLDTILQSCPYIDKLARKLDANTQPDVQAPLLNLPGILNTTAETIPHPIPYLFADKKLSAQWKQKLASDKNFKIGLAWHVLPEHENNKSPISRRSIPLKLLAPLADVKGISFYSLQKFDGVEQVLELPENFNVKTFGHDFDESNGRFMDTAALIDNLDLIISVDTSIIHLAAGMGKNVWTFLPYSPDCRWDLNENTTPWYQTMRLFRQQTVGDWESVITRIKTALEKEVSKPIA; encoded by the coding sequence ATGCAAGCACAAAGTATTTTGAAATTGCCCTACGCATCTTATATCGCTATGGGCGGCTCACTTATATTAGGATTAACACTCAAAGACCCTTTAACACACAGCTGGAACTACTGCTTTAGCAACTCCTCGCCAACAGAAAAACCTCACCAACTAGCCAAACATAAAACATATGACCAAACATCTATTAATAAACTTTTTGCACAAGCGGATGCTTTATTTCATGAAAACAACGTTGATGAAGCAATAAAGCAATACAAACAAATTTTACTCAAAGACAACTCTTCAATCCTTGCTCTTATTCGCCTTGGTGCAGCATTGTGCAAAAAAGAAAATTATGAATTGGCAGAATTTTATTATCGTACTGCTGTATCATTACATCCAGGTTTTATTCTTTCCTATATAAAACTTGGTCTTGTACAACATCGCCTTAAAAAATATACTGATGCACTCCGCACATTTGCTGCTGTTATCGCATTACAACCAAATAACTTTGAAGCACACTTTAATGCAAGTAAAGTATACAGTGACTTACAAAACTTTGAACGCGCAATTGCACATGCAAAAAAAGCAATTGAAATGCAACCACAAAATGTGCACACGCATCTGAACCTTGGACATATTTATAATAAACAAGGTGATACACAATCGGCTGTTAAAATGTACGAAAAAGCGATTGAAGTTGAACCCGAACTTGCCAATGCACACTACAACTTAGGTTATACATTGCGCGTGCAACGTGAACCAAAAAAAGCGCTACCTCATCTCTTTCGCGCTTTGGAACTGCAACCGGAATACCCGGATGCTCACATTGCTCTTGCGCAATCTTATTGGACATTGGGCGATTTTAAAACTGCATGGAAACATTACAACTGGCGCTGGAAACAACTGGGTATTGATCCTAAAACATTGGATATTCCATTGTGGGACGGTTCACCATTAAATGGTAAAAAAATATTGCTTTACGCGGAACAAGGCATGGGTGATACTTTACAATTTATTCGCTATGCAAAATTGGTTAAAAATTTAGGCGGTTATGTTATTTGCAAAACACAAAAACCGCTTGATACCATTTTGCAATCATGCCCTTATATCGATAAATTAGCACGCAAACTTGATGCTAACACACAACCTGACGTACAAGCACCATTGCTCAACTTACCAGGCATTTTAAACACAACTGCAGAAACTATTCCGCACCCAATTCCATATCTCTTTGCTGACAAAAAACTGTCTGCACAATGGAAACAAAAGTTAGCATCGGATAAAAACTTTAAAATTGGACTTGCATGGCATGTACTACCGGAACATGAGAATAACAAATCACCAATTTCACGCCGTAGCATCCCATTAAAATTACTTGCGCCGCTTGCAGATGTTAAAGGAATAAGTTTTTATTCATTGCAAAAATTTGATGGTGTTGAGCAAGTGCTGGAACTACCTGAAAACTTCAACGTTAAAACATTTGGCCATGACTTTGATGAAAGTAATGGCAGATTTATGGATACTGCCGCATTAATTGATAATCTTGATTTGATCATTTCGGTTGATACTTCTATTATTCACTTGGCTGCCGGTATGGGCAAAAATGTTTGGACCTTCTTACCCTATTCACCTGACTGCCGTTGGGATCTGAATGAAAACACAACACCCTGGTATCAAACTATGCGTTTGTTCCGCCAACAAACGGTAGGCGATTGGGAATCGGTCATTACACGTATTAAAACTGCATTGGAAAAAGAAGTTAGTAAACCAATTGCATAA